In a single window of the Streptacidiphilus sp. P02-A3a genome:
- the ftsW gene encoding putative lipid II flippase FtsW: MPATGDGSARVRPADRPKRPARRPAVPPQAAQTHVAVFRSRSGLGRPGAAWARFQRGLARPLTPYYLILGSAAMILGLGLVMVFSASQIEARNDGLPFAYFFEKQLTSVVIGGGLMYAAVRMPVRLHRALAYPLLLVVIGLLVLVAVPGVGTSVNGNRNWIRLGGPVQIQPSEFAKLALVLWGADLLARKQQLRMLDQWKHLLVPLVPMAVLLLTLVLAGGDMGTAMIICALLFGLLWISGAPMRLFGAAAAVAMGFSAALIVLVPHRLGRLDCIGATHMPADGSCWQAVHGVYALAGGGTFGTGLGASIEKWGQLPEPHTDFIFAVTGEELGLAGTLSVLALFAALGYAGIRVAERTKDPFTRYAAGAATTWIMAQAVINIGAVLGLLPIAGVPLPMFSYGGSALLPAMFAVGMLLCFARSEPAARAALAARNNRARGRLLGLPQRTIARLGKARQRRER, from the coding sequence GTGCCAGCGACAGGCGACGGCTCGGCCCGGGTACGCCCGGCCGACCGCCCGAAGCGCCCGGCCCGGCGCCCCGCGGTCCCGCCCCAGGCGGCGCAGACCCACGTCGCGGTGTTCCGCTCGCGCAGCGGACTCGGCCGCCCCGGCGCCGCCTGGGCCCGCTTCCAGCGCGGCCTGGCCCGCCCGCTGACGCCGTACTACCTGATCCTGGGCTCGGCCGCGATGATCCTCGGGCTCGGCCTGGTGATGGTGTTCTCCGCCTCCCAGATCGAGGCCCGCAACGACGGCCTGCCGTTCGCGTACTTCTTCGAGAAGCAGCTCACCTCGGTCGTCATCGGCGGCGGCCTGATGTACGCCGCCGTCCGGATGCCGGTCCGGCTGCACCGGGCGCTGGCCTACCCGCTGCTGCTGGTGGTGATCGGACTGCTGGTGCTGGTCGCCGTCCCCGGCGTGGGCACCTCGGTCAACGGCAACCGCAACTGGATCAGGCTGGGCGGGCCGGTGCAGATCCAGCCGTCCGAATTCGCCAAACTCGCCCTGGTGCTCTGGGGCGCGGACCTGCTCGCCCGCAAGCAGCAGCTGAGGATGCTGGACCAGTGGAAGCACCTGCTGGTCCCGCTGGTACCGATGGCGGTCCTGCTGCTCACCCTGGTCCTGGCCGGGGGCGACATGGGCACCGCGATGATCATCTGCGCGCTGCTGTTCGGGCTGCTGTGGATCTCCGGCGCCCCGATGCGGCTGTTCGGCGCCGCCGCCGCGGTGGCCATGGGCTTCAGCGCGGCGCTGATCGTACTGGTGCCGCACCGGCTCGGCCGGCTCGACTGCATCGGTGCCACCCACATGCCCGCCGACGGCTCCTGCTGGCAGGCGGTGCACGGGGTCTACGCCCTGGCCGGCGGCGGGACGTTCGGCACCGGGCTCGGCGCCAGCATCGAGAAGTGGGGGCAACTCCCGGAGCCGCACACCGACTTCATCTTCGCCGTCACCGGCGAGGAGCTCGGTCTCGCGGGCACACTGTCGGTGCTCGCCCTCTTCGCGGCACTAGGGTATGCGGGTATCCGCGTGGCCGAACGCACGAAGGACCCCTTCACCAGGTACGCGGCGGGAGCCGCCACCACCTGGATCATGGCTCAGGCCGTGATCAACATCGGTGCGGTGCTCGGACTCCTGCCCATTGCGGGAGTCCCGCTCCCGATGTTCTCCTACGGGGGTTCGGCGCTGCTCCCGGCCATGTTCGCGGTCGGCATGCTGCTCTGCTTCGCGCGCAGCGAGCCGGCCGCGCGCGCTGCCCTGGCGGCGCGGAACAACAGAGCTCGGGGCAGGCTCCTCGGTCTGCCCCAACGGACCATCGCGCGGCTCGGGAAGGCCCGGCAGCGCAGGGAGCGGTGA
- the murD gene encoding UDP-N-acetylmuramoyl-L-alanine--D-glutamate ligase, with translation MTVRQQSAPASADDWQGLPVVVAGLGISGVPAAKVLRGLGAEVTVVDGGDGPRQRAQAAELRELGVAVRLGDGAGLPEGTRAVVTTPGWPPHSPLFLAAEAAGVPVLGDVELAWQLRRPLAATGEPAPWLGVTGTNGKTTTVQMLASILTAAGKHTAAVGNVGVSVLDAVLAEPPYDVLAVELSSYQLHWAPSLRPHSAVVLNLAADHLDWHGSMQAYAADKGRIYQGNRIACVYNTADPATEDLVRAADVEEGCRAVGFTLGAPSISQLGVVDGLLVDRAFVAERATAAAELASVDDVRPAAPHNIADALAAAALARAYGVEPRAVRDGLRAFRPDAHRIAHVAEIDGVTWIDDSKATNPHAAAASLAAYQPVVWIAGGLAKGADMDALVAGAAPRLRGSVLMGADRALIRAALARHAPEVPVIELPDGQTGAPAMDAAVRAAAGLARPGDTVLLAPACASMDMFTNYGERGDLFAAAARALAG, from the coding sequence ATGACGGTCCGGCAGCAGTCGGCGCCCGCCTCGGCCGACGACTGGCAGGGCCTGCCGGTCGTCGTCGCCGGGCTCGGCATCTCCGGCGTCCCCGCCGCCAAGGTGCTGCGCGGACTCGGCGCCGAGGTCACCGTGGTCGACGGCGGCGACGGGCCACGGCAGCGGGCCCAGGCCGCCGAACTGCGCGAACTCGGCGTCGCGGTACGGCTCGGCGACGGCGCCGGCCTGCCCGAGGGCACCCGGGCGGTGGTCACCACCCCCGGCTGGCCGCCGCACAGCCCGCTGTTCCTGGCCGCCGAGGCGGCCGGGGTGCCGGTCCTCGGCGACGTCGAACTCGCCTGGCAGCTGCGCCGCCCGCTGGCCGCCACCGGCGAACCCGCCCCCTGGCTGGGCGTCACCGGCACCAACGGCAAGACCACCACCGTGCAGATGCTCGCCTCGATCCTGACCGCCGCCGGGAAGCACACCGCCGCCGTCGGCAACGTCGGCGTCTCGGTGCTGGACGCGGTGCTCGCCGAACCGCCCTACGACGTCCTCGCGGTGGAGCTCTCCAGCTACCAGCTGCACTGGGCGCCGTCGCTGCGCCCGCACTCGGCGGTGGTGCTCAACCTGGCGGCCGACCACCTCGACTGGCACGGCTCGATGCAGGCCTACGCCGCCGACAAGGGCCGGATCTACCAGGGCAACCGGATCGCCTGCGTCTACAACACCGCCGACCCGGCCACCGAGGACCTGGTCCGCGCCGCCGACGTGGAGGAGGGCTGCCGCGCCGTCGGCTTCACCCTCGGCGCCCCGAGCATCTCCCAACTCGGCGTCGTCGACGGCCTGCTGGTCGACCGCGCGTTCGTCGCCGAACGGGCCACCGCCGCCGCCGAGCTGGCCTCGGTGGACGACGTCCGCCCGGCCGCGCCGCACAACATCGCCGACGCGCTCGCCGCCGCCGCGCTCGCCCGGGCGTACGGCGTGGAGCCGCGCGCCGTCCGCGACGGCCTGCGCGCCTTCCGCCCGGACGCGCACCGGATCGCCCACGTCGCCGAGATCGACGGGGTCACCTGGATCGACGACTCCAAGGCGACCAACCCGCACGCCGCCGCCGCCTCCCTGGCCGCCTACCAGCCGGTGGTCTGGATCGCGGGCGGCCTGGCCAAGGGCGCCGACATGGACGCCCTGGTCGCCGGGGCCGCCCCGCGGCTGCGCGGCAGCGTGCTGATGGGCGCCGACCGGGCACTGATCCGGGCGGCACTGGCGCGACACGCCCCCGAGGTCCCGGTCATCGAGCTGCCCGACGGACAGACTGGTGCCCCGGCGATGGACGCGGCCGTCCGCGCCGCGGCCGGACTCGCCCGGCCCGGCGACACCGTGCTGCTCGCCCCGGCCTGCGCCTCGATGGACATGTTCACCAACTACGGTGAACGCGGCGACCTGTTCGCCGCCGCCGCCCGAGCGCTGGCCGGGTAG
- the mraY gene encoding phospho-N-acetylmuramoyl-pentapeptide-transferase, whose protein sequence is MRQILFAAAFALVLSLVGTPVLIRILAKHGYGQMIRDDGPKAHHSKRGTPTMGGIAFILATLIAYGMTKAIVGSMPSASALLVLFLFTGMGLVGFLDDYIKIVKQRSLGLRAKAKMAGQLIVGIVFAVGSLNFADSSGTTPASTNLSFVRDFSWSLGPVLFVLWALFMILAMSNGVNLTDGLDGLATGASVMVFGAYTFIGIWEYGQTCGSANTAGPNCYQVSSPLDLAVVAAALMGACFGFLWWNTSPAKIFMGDTGSLALGGALAGLAICSHTEMLLAILGGLFVLITLSVVIQVTSFRTTGRRVFKMAPLQHHFELKGWSEVLIVVRFWIIQGLCVAVGLGLFYAGWVAS, encoded by the coding sequence ATGCGTCAGATCCTGTTCGCGGCGGCCTTCGCGCTGGTCCTGTCCCTGGTCGGCACCCCGGTGCTGATCCGGATCCTGGCCAAGCACGGCTACGGCCAGATGATCCGCGACGACGGGCCGAAGGCCCACCACAGCAAGCGCGGCACCCCCACCATGGGCGGTATCGCCTTCATCCTGGCCACCCTGATCGCGTACGGGATGACCAAGGCCATCGTCGGGTCGATGCCCTCGGCCTCGGCGCTGCTGGTGCTCTTCCTGTTCACCGGGATGGGCCTGGTCGGCTTCCTGGACGACTACATCAAGATCGTCAAGCAGCGCTCGCTCGGGCTGCGGGCCAAGGCCAAGATGGCCGGACAGCTGATCGTCGGCATCGTCTTCGCGGTCGGCTCGCTGAACTTCGCCGACTCCTCCGGCACCACCCCGGCCTCGACCAACCTGTCCTTCGTCCGGGACTTCTCCTGGTCGCTCGGCCCGGTGCTGTTCGTGCTCTGGGCGCTGTTCATGATCCTGGCGATGTCCAACGGCGTGAACCTGACGGACGGTCTGGACGGCCTGGCGACCGGCGCGTCGGTGATGGTCTTCGGCGCCTACACCTTCATCGGCATCTGGGAGTACGGCCAGACCTGCGGCTCGGCCAACACCGCCGGGCCCAACTGCTACCAGGTCAGCAGCCCGCTGGACCTGGCCGTGGTCGCGGCCGCGCTGATGGGCGCCTGCTTCGGGTTCCTGTGGTGGAACACCTCGCCCGCGAAGATCTTCATGGGCGACACCGGCTCGCTGGCCCTCGGCGGCGCCCTGGCGGGGCTCGCCATCTGCTCGCACACCGAGATGCTGCTGGCGATCCTCGGCGGCCTGTTCGTGCTGATCACGCTCTCCGTGGTGATCCAGGTGACCTCCTTCCGGACGACCGGCAGGCGGGTCTTCAAGATGGCGCCGCTACAGCACCACTTCGAACTCAAGGGCTGGTCCGAAGTCCTGATCGTGGTCCGCTTCTGGATCATCCAGGGCCTGTGCGTGGCGGTCGGCCTCGGCCTCTTCTACGCCGGATGGGTGGCCTCATGA